The proteins below come from a single Arthrobacter sp. B1I2 genomic window:
- a CDS encoding o-succinylbenzoate synthase, which yields MPARDSRIPPLDELLSGAYVVSLPMRVKFRGIMERESLLLRGPAGWGEFCPFPEYGDAEASRWLTAAIEAGWQGFPPPLRPSIPVNATVPAVSADRVPDVLARFGRVDAVKVKVAEQGQSLDEDAARLGAVRAALPDAAIRVDANGGWDVPTAVKALTRLSAVGLEYAEQPVPSIEGLAEVRSRLQDAGTPVLIAADESVRKETDPLRVARAGAADLIVVKVAPLGGVRRALDIVAQAGLPAVVSSALDTSVGIRAGLALAAALPELPYACGLGTVSLFESDVTLDPLVADDGAIRLRDVAADAGLLEQFAAPAERRDWWLARLRRVHALLASSVAPHRHPNLASSAREPGRRGAT from the coding sequence ATGCCTGCCCGCGATTCCCGGATCCCCCCACTGGATGAGTTGCTGTCAGGCGCCTACGTGGTCAGCCTGCCCATGCGGGTGAAGTTCCGCGGCATCATGGAACGCGAGTCCCTGCTGCTGCGCGGCCCCGCGGGCTGGGGCGAGTTCTGCCCGTTCCCGGAGTACGGCGACGCCGAGGCCTCCCGGTGGCTGACCGCCGCCATCGAAGCGGGCTGGCAGGGCTTTCCCCCGCCTTTGCGTCCGTCCATCCCGGTGAACGCTACCGTGCCCGCCGTTTCAGCGGACCGCGTGCCGGACGTGCTGGCCCGGTTCGGGCGGGTGGACGCGGTCAAGGTCAAGGTTGCCGAGCAGGGGCAGTCCCTGGACGAGGACGCTGCCCGGCTTGGGGCCGTCCGCGCCGCATTGCCGGACGCGGCCATCCGGGTGGATGCCAACGGCGGGTGGGACGTGCCCACCGCGGTGAAGGCACTGACGCGGCTGTCCGCCGTCGGGCTGGAGTACGCCGAGCAGCCGGTTCCCTCCATCGAGGGCCTGGCCGAGGTCCGGTCCCGGCTGCAGGATGCCGGTACGCCGGTGCTGATCGCCGCGGACGAAAGCGTGCGCAAGGAAACCGACCCCCTCCGGGTGGCCCGTGCGGGCGCGGCGGACCTGATTGTGGTCAAGGTGGCACCGCTTGGGGGAGTGCGGCGCGCCCTGGACATCGTGGCGCAGGCCGGACTTCCCGCCGTCGTCAGCTCTGCCCTGGACACGTCCGTGGGCATCCGCGCCGGCCTGGCGCTTGCGGCGGCACTGCCGGAGCTCCCGTATGCCTGCGGCCTGGGAACGGTGTCCCTGTTCGAATCGGACGTCACCTTGGATCCGTTGGTGGCCGACGACGGCGCCATCCGCCTCCGCGACGTTGCGGCCGACGCCGGGCTGCTTGAGCAGTTTGCGGCTCCCGCGGAACGCCGGGACTGGTGGCTGGCCCGGCTCCGCCGCGTCCACGCCCTCCTCGCCTCATCGGTTGCTCCCCACCGGCACCCTAACCTCGCAAGCTCGGCCAGGGAACCCGGCCGGCGTGGGGCCACGTAA
- the menD gene encoding 2-succinyl-5-enolpyruvyl-6-hydroxy-3-cyclohexene-1-carboxylic-acid synthase yields MPNESGPNAPELEAPELSALAAARIAVDVLLDGGVRHVVVSPGSRSAPMAYALAEASAAGRVDLLVRIDERSAGFTALGLALATGTPAAVLTTSGTAVGNLMPAVMEANHAAVPLIVLSADRPDELRGTGANQTTVQPDLFGEQVRFAADVPAGTSPARAVQTGLSAATGAFPDLPPGPVQLNLAFRDPLVPAPSDQLPALVERQRYRVGAEPLVMNLPPAPGTLPVRRTVVLAGHDAGPVAEAFARAHNLPLLAEPSSNSRFGPNAVGPYRLLLEHFGPGSAQPIERVVLFGRPTLSRPVAALLARADVESALYQPVPVAWYQPGRRTELPLENLADLADFAGRGTAAWLDTWLLAASAAQHALDQVVAADAAATGPSVAALVWKHTRGQLLLGSSNGIRDVDLAGLPAADPAATVYANRGLAGIDGTISTATGIALGGGQETTVLMGDVTFLHDAGGLLLGAGEEQPDLRIVVLNDSGGAIFGLLEHGGVEEGGRYGDAVERLFATPHSVDIAALAAAYGVGHSLVSTTAGLAEALARPVQGRSIVEVRTDRRLLRQLHGRIKEAVAAAVEGVLSGQ; encoded by the coding sequence TTGCCGAACGAATCTGGACCGAACGCCCCTGAGTTGGAAGCACCTGAGTTGAGCGCGCTTGCCGCGGCGCGGATCGCCGTCGACGTCCTGCTCGACGGCGGCGTGCGGCACGTGGTGGTTTCGCCGGGTTCCCGGTCGGCACCCATGGCGTATGCCCTTGCCGAGGCCTCGGCCGCTGGCCGGGTGGACCTCCTGGTCCGGATCGATGAGCGGTCTGCCGGGTTTACGGCGCTGGGCCTGGCGCTGGCCACCGGCACGCCCGCCGCCGTCCTCACCACGTCCGGGACCGCCGTCGGAAACCTGATGCCTGCGGTGATGGAAGCGAACCACGCCGCCGTGCCGCTGATTGTCCTCTCCGCCGACCGGCCCGACGAGCTGCGGGGGACCGGCGCCAACCAGACCACGGTGCAGCCGGATCTGTTCGGCGAGCAGGTCCGGTTCGCCGCTGATGTTCCTGCGGGGACCAGTCCTGCGCGGGCCGTCCAAACCGGGCTCTCCGCGGCCACCGGCGCGTTCCCGGACCTGCCGCCGGGCCCGGTCCAGCTCAACCTCGCGTTCCGCGACCCCTTGGTTCCGGCCCCGTCGGACCAACTGCCGGCGCTGGTGGAACGGCAACGCTACCGGGTGGGCGCCGAACCGCTGGTCATGAACCTGCCGCCGGCGCCCGGGACCCTGCCGGTGCGGCGGACGGTGGTGCTGGCAGGGCACGACGCCGGGCCGGTCGCCGAGGCCTTCGCCCGCGCCCACAACCTGCCGCTGCTGGCCGAGCCGTCCTCCAATTCCCGGTTCGGCCCGAACGCGGTGGGCCCGTACCGGCTGCTCCTGGAACACTTCGGGCCCGGTTCGGCGCAGCCCATCGAGCGCGTGGTGCTGTTCGGCCGGCCCACCCTGTCCCGTCCGGTGGCAGCCCTTTTGGCTCGCGCCGATGTTGAATCCGCCCTGTACCAGCCGGTTCCCGTCGCCTGGTACCAGCCCGGGCGCCGCACCGAGCTGCCGCTGGAAAACCTCGCGGACCTCGCCGATTTCGCCGGCCGCGGGACCGCCGCCTGGCTGGACACCTGGCTCCTTGCCGCCTCGGCTGCCCAGCATGCCCTGGACCAGGTCGTGGCCGCGGATGCCGCCGCCACCGGTCCATCCGTCGCCGCACTGGTGTGGAAGCACACGCGCGGCCAGCTGCTGCTGGGGTCCTCCAACGGCATCCGTGACGTTGACCTCGCCGGGCTGCCCGCGGCTGATCCTGCCGCCACCGTCTACGCCAACCGCGGCCTCGCCGGCATCGACGGCACCATCTCCACCGCCACGGGCATCGCCCTGGGCGGAGGCCAGGAGACCACCGTCCTGATGGGCGACGTCACCTTCCTGCACGACGCCGGCGGCCTCCTCCTCGGCGCAGGGGAGGAGCAGCCGGACCTGCGGATCGTGGTCCTGAACGATTCCGGCGGCGCCATCTTCGGGCTGCTGGAGCACGGGGGAGTGGAGGAGGGCGGCCGCTACGGGGACGCCGTCGAACGCCTCTTTGCCACCCCGCACTCGGTGGACATCGCGGCACTCGCCGCAGCATACGGCGTCGGACATTCAC
- a CDS encoding PhoX family protein: MSETARKFPLLPMLGHTKGKRSPVTCALKCDNACAGDVCNTSSNSYFRDIASATLSRRAALGMGAAGALAVVLGSAVTSAEPASAAGLSKAAKEGFGESKLKFTAIKPVDKAVDAFTVPEGFTWQPIIRWGDPLFADSPDFDLDNQTAAAQARQFGYNNDYTDIVDIPGSKGRRAVLFTNHEYTNENIMVPAGYDARETRAIGRAAHGLAVVELERKNTTKPWSYVKGAPLNRRYLSDTTYELTGPVAGSALVKTAAHPSGRAIKGTLGNCSGGTTPWGTILSGEENFNGYFVAGGTSASDKRYGLTAKPTARQWELDDPRFDTRNPGYENEVNRFGWIVEVDPFDPTSTPKKRSAMGRFKHEGANVIVAESGHVVAYMGDDEKFDYLYKFVSAGTYRPGTSAADRKNNMNLLSEGDLYVARFTGNSPAAEITGTGALPSDGAFDGTGEWLPLVVGGKSAVPGMSVEEVLVYTRLAADKVGPTKMDRCEDVQPSLHTGKVYVVCTNNSDRGTGTTEGATEVNPRTQNRDGHIVEITETGGQSSTKFNWTLLMVCGDPAQGDVTYFSGYPVDKVSPISCPDNVAFDSVGNLWISTDGAPSGIGYNDGLFKVTLDGAERGKVEQFLSVPRDAETCGPVIHDDERTVFVAVQHPGEDGTFEAPNSYFPDYVPAGATPAPGQARAPRPAVVQVFRG; encoded by the coding sequence ATGTCTGAAACTGCCCGCAAATTTCCGCTCCTGCCCATGCTTGGCCACACCAAGGGCAAGCGGAGCCCCGTTACCTGCGCGCTCAAGTGTGACAATGCCTGCGCCGGCGATGTCTGCAACACGAGCTCCAACAGCTACTTCCGCGACATCGCCTCCGCGACGCTGTCCCGCCGCGCCGCCCTGGGCATGGGAGCCGCCGGTGCCCTCGCCGTCGTCCTCGGCTCAGCCGTGACCTCCGCCGAACCCGCCTCCGCTGCCGGCTTGTCCAAGGCCGCCAAGGAAGGCTTTGGCGAATCCAAGCTGAAGTTCACCGCCATCAAGCCCGTGGACAAGGCCGTTGACGCCTTCACGGTTCCGGAAGGCTTTACCTGGCAGCCCATCATCCGCTGGGGTGACCCGCTGTTCGCTGACTCACCCGACTTCGACCTGGACAACCAGACCGCAGCAGCCCAGGCCCGCCAGTTCGGCTACAACAACGACTACACGGACATCGTGGACATCCCAGGCAGCAAGGGCCGCCGCGCGGTGCTGTTCACCAACCACGAGTACACCAACGAGAACATCATGGTTCCGGCCGGCTACGACGCCAGGGAAACCCGCGCAATCGGCCGGGCCGCGCATGGCCTGGCCGTTGTGGAGCTGGAGCGCAAGAACACCACGAAGCCGTGGAGCTACGTCAAGGGCGCGCCGCTGAACCGCCGCTACCTCTCCGACACCACCTACGAACTGACGGGCCCCGTTGCCGGCTCGGCTCTGGTCAAGACCGCGGCCCACCCCTCCGGCCGCGCCATCAAGGGCACGTTGGGCAACTGCTCCGGCGGCACCACCCCCTGGGGCACCATCCTCTCCGGTGAGGAGAACTTCAACGGCTACTTCGTGGCCGGGGGGACCTCGGCCAGCGACAAGCGCTACGGCCTCACCGCCAAGCCCACTGCCCGGCAATGGGAACTCGACGACCCCCGCTTCGACACCCGCAACCCCGGCTACGAGAACGAGGTCAACCGCTTCGGCTGGATCGTCGAAGTCGACCCGTTCGACCCCACCTCCACCCCCAAGAAGCGCTCCGCCATGGGCCGCTTCAAGCATGAGGGCGCCAACGTGATCGTGGCCGAGTCCGGCCACGTGGTGGCCTACATGGGCGACGACGAGAAGTTCGACTACCTCTACAAGTTCGTTTCTGCCGGGACCTACCGTCCAGGTACATCGGCTGCCGACCGCAAGAACAACATGAACCTGCTCTCCGAGGGCGACCTCTACGTCGCCAGGTTCACCGGCAACTCGCCGGCTGCGGAAATCACGGGCACCGGGGCGCTTCCTTCCGACGGCGCGTTCGACGGCACCGGCGAATGGCTGCCCCTGGTGGTCGGCGGCAAGTCCGCCGTCCCCGGCATGTCCGTCGAGGAGGTCCTGGTGTACACCCGCCTTGCCGCCGACAAGGTGGGCCCCACCAAGATGGACCGCTGCGAGGACGTCCAGCCCAGCCTGCACACCGGCAAGGTCTACGTGGTCTGTACCAACAACTCGGACCGGGGCACCGGCACCACGGAAGGCGCTACGGAAGTCAACCCGCGCACCCAGAACCGTGACGGGCACATCGTGGAAATCACCGAAACCGGCGGCCAGTCCTCCACAAAGTTCAACTGGACCCTCCTGATGGTCTGCGGCGATCCGGCCCAGGGCGACGTCACCTACTTCTCCGGCTACCCCGTGGACAAGGTTTCGCCCATCTCCTGCCCGGACAACGTGGCCTTCGACTCCGTCGGCAACCTCTGGATCTCCACCGACGGCGCCCCCTCCGGCATCGGCTACAACGATGGCCTCTTCAAGGTCACCCTGGACGGCGCCGAACGCGGCAAGGTGGAGCAGTTCCTCTCCGTTCCCCGCGACGCCGAGACCTGCGGCCCCGTCATCCACGACGACGAGCGTACGGTGTTCGTCGCCGTCCAGCACCCGGGCGAGGACGGCACCTTCGAGGCGCCCAACTCCTACTTCCCGGACTACGTCCCGGCAGGTGCGACGCCGGCCCCCGGCCAGGCACGCGCGCCCCGTCCCGCGGTGGTCCAGGTGTTCCGCGGCTAA
- a CDS encoding magnesium and cobalt transport protein CorA, which yields MTIIDNAVYVNGLRTEDPGDLDETYFLLRQREGMAWIGLYRPDAGELQSVGEEFDLNPLAVEDALAGHQRAKLEHYSGCLFLVLRPARYRDDEEKVDFGEIHVFAGDEYVVTVRHAESPDLAKVRRRMESMPEFLALGPDAVLYGILDQVVDEYEPVAAGLENDIDEIEDDLFGADPDVSRRIYELSRQVITFQRATSPLAGILHALMSGTPDREQAAELRNHYRDVLDHVLRLNERVASFRALLQNALAVNAALVAQRQNDEMQRMTESSFEQNEQVKRISSWAAILFAPTLVASIYGMNFTSIPELGWTYGYPYALGVMAAMGLVLYFAFKHNKWI from the coding sequence GTGACGATTATCGACAATGCCGTCTATGTGAACGGGCTCCGCACGGAGGACCCCGGGGACCTTGACGAGACCTACTTCCTGCTCCGCCAGCGGGAGGGCATGGCATGGATCGGGCTCTACCGGCCCGATGCCGGGGAGCTGCAATCCGTGGGCGAGGAATTCGACCTCAACCCCCTTGCCGTCGAGGACGCGCTAGCGGGCCACCAGCGGGCCAAACTGGAACACTACAGCGGGTGCCTGTTCCTGGTGCTGCGGCCCGCCAGGTACCGCGACGACGAGGAAAAGGTGGACTTCGGCGAGATCCATGTCTTTGCCGGCGATGAGTACGTGGTGACGGTCCGGCACGCTGAATCGCCGGACTTGGCCAAGGTCCGCCGCCGCATGGAGTCCATGCCGGAATTCCTGGCCCTCGGCCCCGACGCCGTGCTCTACGGGATCCTGGACCAGGTGGTGGACGAGTACGAACCCGTGGCTGCGGGCCTGGAGAACGACATCGACGAGATCGAGGACGACCTCTTCGGCGCAGACCCGGACGTCTCCCGCCGGATCTATGAGCTTTCCCGCCAGGTCATCACCTTCCAGCGCGCAACCAGTCCGCTGGCCGGGATCCTGCACGCCCTCATGTCCGGGACTCCGGACCGCGAGCAGGCAGCCGAGCTCCGGAACCACTACCGCGACGTCCTGGACCACGTCCTCCGGCTCAATGAGCGGGTGGCGTCCTTCCGGGCCCTCCTGCAGAATGCCCTCGCAGTCAACGCCGCACTGGTGGCGCAACGGCAAAACGACGAGATGCAGCGGATGACCGAGTCCAGTTTCGAACAAAACGAGCAGGTCAAGCGGATCTCCTCCTGGGCCGCCATCCTCTTTGCACCCACGCTGGTGGCGTCCATCTACGGCATGAATTTCACCAGCATTCCCGAGCTTGGCTGGACCTACGGCTACCCCTACGCGCTGGGCGTGATGGCTGCCATGGGACTGGTCCTGTACTTTGCGTTCAAGCACAACAAGTGGATCTAG